From Juglans regia cultivar Chandler chromosome 6, Walnut 2.0, whole genome shotgun sequence, the proteins below share one genomic window:
- the LOC118348706 gene encoding uncharacterized protein LOC118348706 isoform X3: MNKQREMASGVVYTLQPRGPEIGKRASTVLMGDVLRTNNRVFLVSLSSLFGLSSLVDGLLKMLIHFYDFGHQQKK; encoded by the exons ATGAACAAACAAAGAGAAATGGCTTCCGGAGTTGTTTATACTTTGCAACCCAGAGGCCCAGAG ATAGGGAAAAGGGCTTCAACGGTTCTTATGGGAGATGTTTTGAGGACAAATAACCGAGTCTTTTTGGTCTCCCTGTCTTCTTTATTTGGATTGTCGTCTCTTGTGGACGGACTACTCAAG ATGTTGATTCACTTCTATGACTTTGGCCACCAACAGAAGAAGTGA
- the LOC118348706 gene encoding uncharacterized protein LOC118348706 isoform X2, producing MNKQREMASGVVYTLQPRGPEIGKRASTVLMGDVLRTNNRVFLVSLSSLFGLSSLVDGLLKVVLFDQISPGAPSGRLGLPLNFVVGEDLAGRQPSTLATGEDDLHRPIVVGEVTAQAPDVEGSVDVIIPFGQAKHGGGGGPRGSHQPGCQAFVLLLPRGFLSSGNLNYGRQRGR from the exons ATGAACAAACAAAGAGAAATGGCTTCCGGAGTTGTTTATACTTTGCAACCCAGAGGCCCAGAG ATAGGGAAAAGGGCTTCAACGGTTCTTATGGGAGATGTTTTGAGGACAAATAACCGAGTCTTTTTGGTCTCCCTGTCTTCTTTATTTGGATTGTCGTCTCTTGTGGACGGACTACTCAAG GTCGTTTTGTTCGATCAAATAAGTCCAGGAGCACCAAGCGGGAGGCTGGGACTCCCTCTGAATTTTGTAGTCGGCGAGGATTTGGCAGGTCGACAACCTTCGACCCTTGCAACTGGGGAGGATGACCTCCACCGACCCATTGTAGTCGGCGAGGTGACTGCACAAGCGCCCGATGTAGAGGGTTCGGTGGATGTCATTATCCCATTTGGCCAGGCTAaacatgggggggggggggggccacGTGGAAGCCATCAGCCAGGTTGTCAAGCGTTTGTCTTGCTTCTTCCACGAG GGTTCCTCTCATCTGGCAACCTTAATTATGGACGTCAAAGAGGCCGTTGA
- the LOC118348706 gene encoding uncharacterized protein LOC118348706 isoform X1 has product MNKQREMASGVVYTLQPRGPEIGKRASTVLMGDVLRTNNRVFLVSLSSLFGLSSLVDGLLKVVLFDQISPGAPSGRLGLPLNFVVGEDLAGRQPSTLATGEDDLHRPIVVGEVTAQAPDVEGSVDVIIPFGQAKHGGGGGPRGSHQPGCQAFVLLLPRGLPTFFFPSFPFLSLFPRFLL; this is encoded by the exons ATGAACAAACAAAGAGAAATGGCTTCCGGAGTTGTTTATACTTTGCAACCCAGAGGCCCAGAG ATAGGGAAAAGGGCTTCAACGGTTCTTATGGGAGATGTTTTGAGGACAAATAACCGAGTCTTTTTGGTCTCCCTGTCTTCTTTATTTGGATTGTCGTCTCTTGTGGACGGACTACTCAAG GTCGTTTTGTTCGATCAAATAAGTCCAGGAGCACCAAGCGGGAGGCTGGGACTCCCTCTGAATTTTGTAGTCGGCGAGGATTTGGCAGGTCGACAACCTTCGACCCTTGCAACTGGGGAGGATGACCTCCACCGACCCATTGTAGTCGGCGAGGTGACTGCACAAGCGCCCGATGTAGAGGGTTCGGTGGATGTCATTATCCCATTTGGCCAGGCTAaacatgggggggggggggggccacGTGGAAGCCATCAGCCAGGTTGTCAAGCGTTTGTCTTGCTTCTTCCACGAGGTttgccaactttttttttcccgtcttttccctttctttcgtTGTTTCCTAGATTCCTTTTATAG